From a single Staphylococcus epidermidis genomic region:
- the lrgB gene encoding antiholin-like protein LrgB → MIEHLGINTPYFGILVSLIPFVIATYFYKKTNGFFLLAPLFVSMVAGIAFLKLTGISYENYKIGGDIINFFLEPATICFAIPLYRKREVLKKYWLQIFGGIAVGTIIALLLIYLVAITFQFGNQIIASMLPQAATTAIALPVSDGIGGVKELTSLAVILNAVVISALGAKIVKLFKISNPIARGLALGTSGHTLGVAAAKELGETEESMGSIAVVIVGVIVVAVVPILAPILL, encoded by the coding sequence ATGATTGAACATTTAGGAATTAATACACCTTATTTTGGGATATTAGTATCATTAATACCATTTGTCATAGCGACTTATTTTTATAAAAAAACGAATGGTTTCTTTTTACTAGCACCTTTATTCGTAAGTATGGTTGCAGGTATTGCTTTTTTGAAATTGACAGGAATTAGTTATGAGAATTATAAAATCGGTGGCGACATTATTAATTTCTTCCTAGAACCAGCTACAATATGCTTTGCGATTCCTTTATATCGCAAGCGCGAAGTATTAAAAAAATATTGGTTACAAATATTTGGTGGTATAGCTGTTGGTACAATTATTGCCTTGTTATTAATTTATCTTGTTGCAATAACATTCCAATTTGGCAATCAAATTATAGCATCTATGCTACCTCAAGCTGCAACGACAGCAATTGCATTACCTGTATCTGACGGTATCGGTGGTGTCAAAGAATTAACCTCACTCGCAGTTATTTTAAATGCAGTTGTCATTTCTGCTTTAGGTGCTAAAATAGTTAAATTATTTAAAATATCTAACCCTATTGCCAGAGGACTTGCACTAGGGACAAGTGGACACACTTTAGGTGTCGCGGCAGCTAAAGAATTGGGTGAGACTGAAGAATCAATGGGAAGTATTGCAGTTGTCATCGTTGGCGTTATTGTTGTAGCAGTAGTTCCTATACTTGCTCCAATCTTATTATAA
- the lrgA gene encoding antiholin-like murein hydrolase modulator LrgA: protein MEQTHLVKNKTVDNKKSMKYSIFQQALTIAVILLISKIIESFMPIPMPASVIGLVLLFIALCTGIVKLGQVETVGTALTNNIGFLFVPAGISVINSLPILKQSPILIILLIIISTLLLLICTGFASQLLVTKSLFPSKEKNEETSHVGG, encoded by the coding sequence TTGGAACAAACGCATCTCGTTAAAAACAAAACGGTTGATAACAAGAAGTCAATGAAATACAGTATTTTTCAACAAGCATTAACGATTGCAGTGATTTTACTTATATCAAAAATTATTGAATCATTTATGCCTATTCCAATGCCAGCTTCAGTAATTGGACTTGTACTATTATTTATCGCATTGTGTACAGGCATTGTGAAATTAGGTCAAGTTGAGACTGTGGGAACTGCATTAACCAATAATATTGGATTCCTATTCGTACCAGCTGGTATTTCAGTCATTAACTCTTTACCAATCCTTAAGCAAAGCCCTATTTTAATTATTTTACTTATTATTATTTCAACACTTTTATTATTAATTTGTACTGGCTTTGCGTCACAATTATTAGTGACGAAATCACTTTTCCCTTCTAAAGAGAAAAATGAAGAAACAAGTCACGTAGGAGGGTAA
- a CDS encoding response regulator transcription factor LytR encodes MKALIVDDEPLARNELQYLLNLNDAIDEIEEAENIEETLEKLLYNTFDLIFLDINLMDESGIDLAQKINKMKRSPHIIFATAHEKFAVKAFELNATDYILKPFEKERINQAVNKVDMAKDKPKNKDKTITPKYIDYSDDERAQTHVLPIEVDERIHILNFTDIIALSVNNGITTIDTTKQSYETTETLNHYEKKLPSSLFIKIHRATIVNKEHIQTIEHWFNYTYQLTLTHEFKYQVSRSYMKTFKQQLGLQ; translated from the coding sequence ATGAAAGCGTTAATCGTTGATGATGAACCACTTGCAAGAAATGAATTACAATATCTTTTAAATCTTAATGATGCTATAGATGAAATTGAAGAAGCAGAAAACATAGAAGAAACATTGGAGAAGTTACTCTACAACACATTTGACTTAATATTCTTAGATATAAATTTAATGGATGAAAGTGGTATTGATTTAGCTCAAAAAATTAATAAAATGAAGCGATCACCACATATTATCTTTGCAACCGCTCACGAGAAATTTGCAGTCAAAGCCTTTGAATTAAATGCAACCGATTATATATTAAAACCTTTTGAAAAAGAACGTATTAATCAAGCTGTAAATAAAGTTGACATGGCTAAAGATAAACCAAAAAACAAAGATAAAACTATCACACCTAAATATATTGATTATAGTGATGATGAGCGCGCTCAAACACATGTACTTCCAATTGAAGTGGATGAACGTATTCACATCTTAAATTTCACAGACATTATCGCATTATCTGTTAATAATGGGATTACAACGATAGATACAACAAAACAAAGTTATGAAACGACCGAAACACTTAATCATTACGAGAAAAAACTACCTTCCTCTCTATTTATTAAAATACATCGCGCTACTATCGTTAATAAAGAACATATCCAAACAATAGAGCATTGGTTTAATTATACGTATCAGCTGACGTTAACACATGAATTTAAATATCAAGTTAGTCGTTCTTATATGAAGACTTTTAAACAACAACTCGGTCTTCAATAA
- a CDS encoding sensor histidine kinase produces the protein MLNLFILLLERVGLIILLAYILMNINHFKTMMSERDKWRSKFQLIIIFGIFSMISNFTGIEIENGHIVSGDIYYHLSKDASMANTRVLTIGVSGLIGGPWVAIIVGIISGLCRLYIGGADAYTYLISSIVIAIISGYFGHQTIKQNTYPSIKKGAIIGAITEIIQMGCILLFTNNLHHAITLVSFIALPMIIINSLGTAIFLTIILSTIKQEEQMRAVQTHDVLQLANETLPYFRSGLNEKSAQQAAEIILKLMQVSAVAITNKKDILTHIGAGSDHHVARKEIITDLSKEVIQSGKLKVAHTREGIGCHHPNCPLEGAIVVPLYIHNEVAGTLKFYFTDNNIISTSDQQLAKGLANIFSSQLELGQAEMQGQLLKDAEIKSLQAQVNPHFFFNAINTISALVRIDSEKARRLLIQLSQFFRSNLNGARNNTITLQKELQQVAAYLSLEQARYPNRFNIHYRIDDQCQDALIPPFIIQILVENSIKHAFKNRKKNNHIDVDVSMKQDYLSISVQDNGQGIPADQLDTIGYTTVTSTTGTGNALVNLNKRLTGLFGTTSALNIQSSQSGTTVSCLIPYKSSKEEHFNESVNR, from the coding sequence ATGCTTAATTTATTTATTTTATTACTTGAACGCGTGGGATTAATTATTTTACTCGCATATATACTCATGAATATTAATCATTTTAAAACAATGATGAGCGAACGTGACAAATGGCGTTCAAAATTCCAACTAATCATTATTTTTGGTATATTCTCTATGATTTCAAATTTTACAGGAATTGAAATAGAAAATGGCCATATCGTATCTGGTGATATTTATTACCACTTAAGCAAAGACGCCTCAATGGCCAATACCCGTGTATTAACAATCGGTGTTTCTGGTCTAATAGGTGGACCGTGGGTAGCTATAATTGTAGGCATTATTTCAGGATTATGTCGTTTATATATTGGCGGGGCTGACGCATATACCTATCTTATTTCATCCATAGTTATCGCTATCATATCTGGTTACTTTGGTCATCAAACAATAAAACAAAATACATATCCGTCCATTAAAAAAGGTGCTATTATCGGTGCAATAACTGAAATTATTCAAATGGGCTGTATATTATTATTTACAAATAACCTACATCACGCAATTACATTAGTCAGTTTTATAGCACTACCGATGATTATCATTAATAGTTTAGGTACAGCCATATTTTTAACCATCATTTTGTCGACCATCAAGCAAGAAGAACAAATGCGTGCAGTCCAGACGCATGATGTATTACAACTCGCTAACGAAACACTACCTTACTTTCGATCTGGACTTAATGAAAAATCAGCCCAACAAGCTGCTGAAATTATTTTAAAATTAATGCAAGTGTCGGCGGTCGCTATTACAAATAAAAAAGATATTTTAACACATATTGGTGCAGGCAGTGACCATCACGTAGCACGTAAAGAGATAATTACTGATTTATCTAAAGAAGTGATTCAATCTGGAAAATTAAAAGTCGCTCATACGAGAGAAGGAATTGGATGTCACCATCCTAATTGCCCTCTTGAAGGAGCCATTGTCGTCCCTCTTTATATACATAATGAAGTCGCAGGGACTTTAAAATTTTATTTCACAGATAACAATATTATTTCAACTTCAGACCAACAGCTCGCAAAAGGTCTCGCCAATATATTTTCTTCACAACTAGAACTAGGTCAAGCTGAAATGCAGGGACAATTGTTGAAAGACGCTGAAATTAAATCATTACAAGCACAAGTCAATCCACATTTCTTTTTTAATGCTATTAACACTATATCAGCACTAGTAAGAATTGATAGCGAAAAAGCACGACGTTTACTGATTCAACTCAGTCAGTTCTTCCGCTCTAATCTTAATGGTGCACGTAATAATACGATTACTTTACAAAAGGAATTACAACAAGTAGCAGCATATTTATCCTTAGAGCAAGCGCGCTATCCAAATAGATTTAACATACACTATCGAATTGATGATCAGTGTCAAGATGCGCTCATCCCACCTTTTATAATTCAAATATTAGTGGAAAATTCTATTAAACATGCATTTAAAAATCGTAAAAAGAATAATCATATTGATGTGGATGTTAGCATGAAGCAAGACTACTTAAGTATATCTGTTCAAGATAATGGTCAAGGCATACCAGCTGATCAATTAGATACTATTGGATATACGACAGTAACGTCTACCACTGGTACTGGTAATGCCTTAGTCAATCTTAATAAAAGACTTACTGGACTATTTGGAACAACATCGGCACTGAACATTCAATCTTCTCAATCAGGCACGACTGTAAGTTGTTTAATTCCATATAAATCTTCTAAGGAGGAACACTTTAATGAAAGCGTTAATCGTTGA
- a CDS encoding MFS transporter → MNTSQKFRGDNRLLLGIILGVITFWLFAQSLVNLVVPLQSSYNSDIGTINIAVSLSALFSGLFIVGAGDIADKIGRVKVTYIGLALNIVGSVLIIITPLPSLLIIGRAIQGLSAACIMPATLAIINEYYIGTARQRALSYWSIGSWGGSGVCTLFGGLMATNLGWRSIFIVSIILTILSMFLIKHTPETKAEPIGDQPTETKKFDVVGLIILVVSMLSINVIITQTSQFGLFSPFILGLIAIFVISLIIFVIYENKIKQPLVDFDIFKNKGYTGATISNFMLNGVAGGTLIVVNTFYQQKLDFNSQETGYISLTYLIAVLIMIRVGEMILQSLGPKRPLLLGSALTVIGLILLSLTFLPNAWYIASSVIGYLLFGTGLGVYATPSTDTAVAQAPDDKVGVASGVYKMASSLGNAFGVAISSTVYSVLAAQLNLTLGGFTGVMFNALIALLAFLSILFLIPKKQSNV, encoded by the coding sequence ATGAATACATCACAAAAGTTTAGGGGAGATAATCGCTTATTATTAGGGATTATTTTAGGGGTTATTACATTTTGGTTATTTGCACAATCACTTGTAAATCTAGTCGTGCCATTACAATCATCATACAATAGTGATATTGGTACTATTAATATAGCAGTTAGCTTATCGGCACTATTTTCTGGTCTGTTTATTGTAGGTGCAGGAGATATTGCAGATAAAATTGGTAGAGTAAAAGTGACATACATAGGCTTAGCACTTAATATTGTTGGGTCGGTTTTAATCATTATTACGCCATTACCAAGTCTATTGATTATTGGACGTGCTATTCAAGGATTGTCAGCGGCATGTATAATGCCAGCGACACTCGCAATCATTAATGAATATTATATCGGGACAGCACGACAACGTGCATTAAGCTACTGGTCCATCGGTTCATGGGGAGGTAGTGGTGTTTGTACTTTGTTTGGTGGTTTAATGGCAACTAACCTTGGATGGCGCTCAATCTTTATTGTTTCAATTATTCTGACAATATTATCCATGTTTCTCATTAAACATACACCCGAAACAAAAGCAGAGCCTATAGGAGATCAACCGACAGAGACAAAGAAATTTGATGTTGTTGGTTTAATCATCTTAGTGGTTAGTATGTTAAGTATTAATGTGATAATAACTCAAACCTCTCAATTTGGTTTGTTCTCACCATTTATTTTGGGACTTATTGCAATTTTTGTTATATCGTTAATTATATTCGTGATTTACGAAAATAAAATCAAACAACCACTTGTCGATTTTGATATCTTTAAAAACAAAGGTTATACAGGTGCAACGATTTCAAACTTTATGTTGAATGGTGTAGCTGGTGGTACATTGATTGTAGTAAATACTTTTTATCAGCAAAAATTAGATTTTAACTCTCAGGAAACAGGATATATTTCACTTACATACCTAATTGCAGTATTAATTATGATACGTGTGGGTGAAATGATATTACAATCGTTAGGACCTAAAAGACCTTTGTTACTCGGAAGTGCCTTGACCGTCATAGGATTAATATTATTATCTTTGACGTTTTTACCTAATGCTTGGTATATAGCGTCAAGTGTCATTGGTTATTTATTATTTGGTACCGGTTTAGGTGTTTATGCAACACCATCCACGGATACAGCTGTTGCACAAGCACCAGATGATAAAGTAGGCGTCGCATCCGGTGTATATAAGATGGCATCATCCTTAGGAAATGCATTTGGTGTGGCCATCTCAAGTACAGTTTACAGCGTACTTGCAGCCCAACTTAATCTGACTTTAGGTGGTTTTACTGGAGTAATGTTTAATGCGCTTATAGCATTATTAGCATTCCTTTCTATTTTGTTCTTAATACCGAAAAAACAGTCTAATGTATAA